Below is a genomic region from Hevea brasiliensis isolate MT/VB/25A 57/8 chromosome 3, ASM3005281v1, whole genome shotgun sequence.
AACCGACTCAAAATGTTTGAAATCGAACCTGTGCAAATCCATCTTCTAATATTGTTTAAGACCTTTAACCACGAACCAAAATCATTGGTCCCAAGCCGAAACTGGCCCATGCCTTTGGCGAGCTCGGATTGGATTGCACTTGTATTTAGGCTATATTTAGCAATTGCATATCTTAGGAAGTTGCTAATCACATTAAGATTTTATCAGAGAGTAGATAAAGTTCATCGTGTGGTTAGGGAGATGAAGCAATTGATAAGAAATTCGAAACGGATTAAAAAAATCCGTTTGAACATTTTTCATTTTTGTGACGACTCCGACtggaaacattttttttttttttaatttaacctGAGCAAATCTGCAGATAAGCCATCATTGGCTACTAGGAAATGTATAATGAGCTTAGATATGAATTACTTTACTCCAAACATGCTAGGTACCAACTTTCTTCCCTGCAAATAAGGTGCCAATAACACCGTTTAGAAATAAGCTTATCTATCATAAGCTTGAACTCATATAAAAACGAAAATGAACTTAACAAtcgttattttaaatatttatatcaagatatgtataaaattaattaaaatatgtataGAGTGCACAAatctaaatataaatatttaatctaacagTTGATAAACTTATTCTCAAATAAGTTCGAGCCTCCAACAGACACATCCTTTAAAAATAGCTATGCACattccttcaaaaaaaaaaaaagggcataTGCATAATTTTCCCTTAAGTAAAATAGCATTTAGAAATTTGGGAATTGCAGGAGCACAAGTAACAAGCATATGAGCTAAAACATATCCCTAAGAAATGCAAACACAATTTGCTGCAAAGGTCTATAAAAGCACCAAAATGGTTTCACCCGCCAAAAACAGAAGATGGTTGCACATAGATAAATAGTTGACATTAAGATATTAACTGCATCAGAAACCATCTAAATCTTCAGTCAAGTAAATCCGACACTGCCGTCTTCCTAAATGCATCAACCTGCGCCAGCTGGGCAGCCAAGGCCTTGGTTGGGAATATATTATCTGCCTTCATCCTGTCCCTCATCCCATAAGCTGGGGCCTTGGCATTTATGTAAGTCTGGATTAGAGTCTGGAATTGCGTAAGTCGAGCCACATATCCCGCTTGTCTCATCCTGTGAAAAattttttctgcattatgtatatcACCCCGTTTTGCATACTGATGCATAATAGCTAAGTAAGAACTAAACATTGGCTTCAGCTGGCTCTGCTGAGCAGCCTTTTGCAGTACAGAGTCGGCCTTTTCCACTTCCCCTGCTTCAACATAAAGCTTAATAAGAGCATCCCAAGTCAATGGACCAATGCGGCACCCACTATCTGCCATTCGCTTGACCAGATCTTTTCCTTTGGCTAGCATCTTATGGTTTGCATAAACCTTCAAAAGTGCAGCATAGTGTCTTGAAGAGAGCTTCTTCCAAGTCGTATGCATCCTATTAAAAACTGCCTCAGCTTCATCAATTTTCTTTAGCCTTCCCCAagcttcaatggcagccatgcacTCATCTAGCCGGGGATTCGACTCACAGACCTTCCAAACTCTCCCCACTTCATCAGCTTTTCCAAGTGAAGCATATAGAGGTAGCAAAGCCCTACAGGCCCAACGATGCTCTTTTAAGTTTCCTCCTTCCATCTCTTTCAAAATAGCCTCAGCTTTTTCTTTGAGGCCACCAGAAGAATAGTGCTTGGCAATAATTGCTTGGGTGTTGATATCAGGTTCAATGCCTTCAGCCTTCATGGTCTCTACAATTTGATCCATCCCTGTTAAGTCATTAGATTGGCCTTTGATATCTATTAAGATTTTGTAAGTGAAAAGTGAAGGCTTGACATTTTCTTTCTCCATCAATAACAAAACATCAGCTATCTTCTTCTTGTCAACCCTTTTGTAGAGGAGAAGCAGCTGGTTACATGCAAATGTTGTGACTGGAAATTGAAGGTCCTTTATTTTGTTGAATACTTCCTCTGCTTTCTTCACATTGTTAGCAGCAACACAATTGGCCAACAAAGTTCGGTAGATTACTTCCCCTCTGAATGATTTTGGGATTTTCTCAATATAGTTCTCTGCCTTGTGGAGACCACGCACTTTTGCAATCAAATCAACCCGAGAAGCATAATCTCTCTCAATAAAGTCCAGTCGGTTATTGGCCTCCAACCACTCTGATAGCTACAGAAACAAaagaagataaaaataaaaatgcaaaAAGGTGCAAAGGCACTCCAACACTTGCAATGACCAGAAAAGGCAAAGACGTAACTGTCATACTCATGCTATTACTAGCATAATAGTAAGTCTTGCATCTAATGCCAGAATAAATGTTTGAAAATATAGAAGTAATACCAAGTTCATACTTTTACAATCCTACCTAAAAGAGAAAGATGTTTGGTTTACAGAAGCTCTTTTTGTAAAAGAAAATCAGGAAGTCCTTGCATAATGCATCTAGGAACTGTAGAACAAGTCCAGAAAAAACTAGTGATatccaaaaacaaattaaaacaaaaaggaCATGTGCTCTTAAGGGTGCCATTCAAAGGTTGCTAAATGAAGTAAGAATTGGACCAACAAACAAAAGCAAAAAAAGAATATTCAGAAACTATGGCGGAACAACAGACAAATATAAGTGAACAAGTAACAGGCAACGTAAAAGTTTAGAATTATTCGTCCATAAATACTCATGATTGTAAAGCATTTTTATCCAGTATATAGTCTACAAAAGTAAAAGTTTAGAATTATTTGAGTCTATAAATACTCTCTACAAACTTTAGGATTTCCTACATCAATTGTACAATGCAATTTTATCCTAGGTTAGATGTCTATGGAACCCTGGGTTTTAATGTGTAAGGAATTCTTAGTGTAAAGCTTTCTAAACAATCCTGCAAACAATCACAGATTTCAGAACAAACAGGCCTTAAATCCTACAAAAAATTGCAGATTTCAGACACAAAATATGTCATCGCCCTCCAATTTGTTATGTTCTACAAACTCAGATTTGATCTCTGTTCTATAAAACtcattaggaaaaaaaaataaatttccacTGCAATTATTTCCTCTTCATTTGAGACCCAATCAAGAAACAAGAGAAAATCATTGCAGGGAATATAGGAAAATCAGTTTTGATCTAATGTATCAGGCACAAATGCCCAGGGAGGGAGGAGCAAGTGGAGACACAACAATTTAACATCCAATTTTCAATCTTTTATCAAATTATTGCACTGGAAcagttaaaataattaatagtaCTTTCAAATGACATTTTGCATGTCTGTTGGCACAAATACAGTCATATGAATAGCTAAACAATAATTAAGTTAAACGGATATTTGGTTGCACTGAAACCCTCAAAAAACTGATAATATCACCTATATAACACATGTAtcagaaagaaaaagagaatctaGAGAAATCACCTGCAGGGCCCTCCCATACATTCGACGTTTACGAAGATCAAGCATGACCAGTAAGATCTCTGCCCGATCCAAATCCTTTCCTTCTTCAACCCACTTATCAAGAACGCCATTGATAGACAAACCTGGAGCAGAAATGATGGCTCGAAACAGTTCTGAGGCAACTTTTTTCTTCATTGATGCTTTCTCATCTGAATCTGCTTCAGTATCTAATAATTCCATTGCATTTTGAGAGTGTTCTCCAACATCATCATTATCATCAGAAAGCTCAGGTTCAGAAACTAACTCATCTTCATTCCCACCTACTGCATTGCGTTCTTCAATTGCGTTATCACTAGCTGGTGTTTCGAGTTCAGAAAACCCATCCTCTAAGTCATCTTCTGATTCACTGCTTTCTGCACCAGCTTGTGAAGACATGCTTTGCCTCACCATATAGAACTTTGAATAAATAGCTTCATTGTGGTAAAATAGGCATCTGTTGCCGGATAGCGCTTGAGGATACTCGCAAATTGTAGAATAGCCTTCAACATTATTAGAAAATATTTCTGATTTAGCACAACTAACTCGAGAAGTTACTACACTCAATCCCCGGAAGCTGAAAATAGAAGATATTAAAActatcaattaaaattaattaaaaaaaaattaagccaAACGCTAAAAAAGGTTTTCATAGAAAAAGACGAAAGAAAGCAAGTTTATCGAATGAAACCAAAATGTTTCCATTTCTAATACAGGAAACGTTCACAGACAAAGTTCCAAACTTCCAATAACATGTTACAAGAATTCACAATTACAGTACTCTAATATGTTTGCACATTCCTTGTTGTGTATCAAAAAGAATTAAGATTTAAACCTTCCTCACTCTTCTTGGGGCTCggtttataaatcagtccaactctttttccttttccttacTGGAAATCAGAACCCAAATAAAATAAAAGGCTTATAGAAAAAAGAACAAccaaattacaataatttactgcACTATAACTAATTCAACCCTgaacaaaccctaattcaaaatcAATGAGTTATCAAGAGAAGAGAAACATTTCCCTTTACTTTTTCAGTTGTCAAATCATGAACAATCAAAAGAAAAACCGCTAAAGAAATATAGAAAGAAAAGCATAAGAGAGTAAAATCTGTAGATAGAGAGAGGCAAAGAGAAGGCAACTTACTTGAGAGAATTGGAAGCTCGACGAAGAGACCACATGGCGAATGAATGGCTTCGAAGAATACAGATTTGAAAGGAAATGGAAATGAGAACTTAGAAGTTATCAAAGCCTTAGCGCCTCAGTTCTTAAACCCCACAACGCTCTTCTTGTCTTCGTTTTTAGGGTTTTGCGTTTTGGGCTTTTAAACCCAATGCGCAACCCTTTAACTTAGGGCTGCATCCGGATGAATACTCTTATTTCCACAATTGCCCTTTGCTTATACATTTTTTATATCTTCAGCAAATGGCTAATTTTCATTCTCTAATTTAcggctaatatatatatatacactaaagACTAACAAAAACTTGACACTTGAACACATAATTAATTaacaaatggtataattaaaataataattttattttaaaaaataaaatatttagaatttataaactttaaactatttaaaattttatttcaatttatcttatttacaaatttaattatttgtATTAGATAAtggttaatttaataattttattttaaaatatacaatatatttaatataaatataactaTATAATTTcagtttttatatatatatgtatataaaagtgtgcataagaaattaataatttattatatagaTCTTATATATAAGATATATTTtaacatttataaattttaaagtattttaaattttattttaatttattttcttataaatataattattaatattaaataatactgaatttaataattttatattaaaatatataataaattcaatataaatataattatataatttctatatatataagtataaaaaattaaaaatttattatatagatagtgcatataaaatataattaatatgaataaaaattacatTTATTGCATATTTTAAAAGTTTTCGAATGGTAACTTTTTTATATATGCAAATACAAATAAAATAtgttttaatataatattaaataataaatttatttaaaaccaTTGAttaatctaaataaataaaataatataaaattatgttatttgaaaatcaaataattttaaataaattaataaactttattttgtaatgtatatgtatATCACCTAACTTTAAATAAGACTAACAAATCTTATAATGTAacctatatttatattaattacatgataaagaaaattaagaataataattttatttgaaaatatcaATTAATCAAACTGATAGGGATAATTTAAATGCAACCATTTATGGGCCAAACCAATACTAAGACTTGAGCTAGCATAAAACCTCTAAAGTTCGTAGTAAGTGTTACTAAACCTATTACTAGACCCACAATTATAGCCCAAcacacaaaaataaaaatattataactcAATTTAGCCTAGCTTAACCCAATAGctatcataaaaaaataaataggggAGCACTACTCAATCCTGATACCCAACATTAACAAttcatttaatataattaattttcattaattaatgtaATATATTTATAT
It encodes:
- the LOC110653731 gene encoding pentatricopeptide repeat-containing protein At1g80270, mitochondrial, encoding MWSLRRASNSLNFRGLSVVTSRVSCAKSEIFSNNVEGYSTICEYPQALSGNRCLFYHNEAIYSKFYMVRQSMSSQAGAESSESEDDLEDGFSELETPASDNAIEERNAVGGNEDELVSEPELSDDNDDVGEHSQNAMELLDTEADSDEKASMKKKVASELFRAIISAPGLSINGVLDKWVEEGKDLDRAEILLVMLDLRKRRMYGRALQLSEWLEANNRLDFIERDYASRVDLIAKVRGLHKAENYIEKIPKSFRGEVIYRTLLANCVAANNVKKAEEVFNKIKDLQFPVTTFACNQLLLLYKRVDKKKIADVLLLMEKENVKPSLFTYKILIDIKGQSNDLTGMDQIVETMKAEGIEPDINTQAIIAKHYSSGGLKEKAEAILKEMEGGNLKEHRWACRALLPLYASLGKADEVGRVWKVCESNPRLDECMAAIEAWGRLKKIDEAEAVFNRMHTTWKKLSSRHYAALLKVYANHKMLAKGKDLVKRMADSGCRIGPLTWDALIKLYVEAGEVEKADSVLQKAAQQSQLKPMFSSYLAIMHQYAKRGDIHNAEKIFHRMRQAGYVARLTQFQTLIQTYINAKAPAYGMRDRMKADNIFPTKALAAQLAQVDAFRKTAVSDLLD